In Thiovibrio frasassiensis, one DNA window encodes the following:
- a CDS encoding XTP/dITP diphosphatase, with the protein MFNILVLATTNKGKLKEFKELLKDFPVEIRSLADFGPIPEVVEDGETFDDNAYKKAHFTAKVLGLPCIADDSGLAVEALGGAPGVYSARYAGDNASDAENSAKLLKEMEGVSNRKAAFHCVISIAVPSGPALTYEGTCQGELLTAPRGEDGFGYDPIFYYPELGKTFAELSMAEKNKVSHRGKAMAEMAAEFEQVLKWVKQRLTEAKPAKPEHEQFEHNDWSEEIMVREVK; encoded by the coding sequence ATGTTCAATATATTGGTTTTGGCCACCACGAATAAGGGCAAACTCAAGGAGTTTAAGGAGTTGCTTAAGGATTTTCCGGTGGAGATCCGCAGCCTGGCCGATTTCGGCCCCATCCCCGAGGTGGTTGAAGACGGGGAAACCTTTGATGACAATGCCTACAAAAAGGCGCATTTTACCGCCAAGGTTCTGGGGCTCCCCTGCATTGCCGATGATTCCGGGCTGGCGGTGGAGGCGCTGGGTGGTGCGCCCGGGGTGTATTCCGCCCGCTATGCCGGGGATAATGCCAGCGATGCGGAGAATAGCGCCAAGTTGCTCAAGGAGATGGAAGGGGTGAGCAACCGCAAGGCCGCCTTCCACTGTGTCATCTCCATCGCCGTGCCTTCCGGCCCGGCCTTGACCTATGAGGGAACCTGCCAAGGGGAGCTGCTCACCGCCCCACGGGGCGAGGATGGTTTTGGCTATGATCCGATTTTTTATTATCCGGAGCTGGGCAAGACCTTTGCCGAATTGTCCATGGCGGAAAAAAACAAGGTGAGTCACCGGGGGAAGGCCATGGCCGAGATGGCCGCTGAATTCGAGCAGGTGCTCAAGTGGGTGAAGCAGCGGCTGACCGAGGCAAAACCTGCCAAACCGGAGCATGAGCAGTTTGAACACAATGATTGGTCTGAAGAGATCATGGTGCGGGAGGTGAAGTAA
- a CDS encoding MerR family transcriptional regulator, whose translation MNAPSLTPEPFAKPLLADDQAVFTIGAAAEMLSVTPRTLRSYEQDGLLAPVRHGKWRYYSLDNLKWVSCLRSMIHEHGISLAAIRKLLQYTPCWNIAGCSFEKRKLCTAFMSSGLVPKKIERRSGLSGDQSISA comes from the coding sequence ATGAACGCACCTTCCTTGACACCCGAGCCTTTTGCAAAGCCATTGCTGGCCGATGACCAGGCTGTCTTCACCATCGGCGCCGCGGCCGAGATGCTGTCCGTTACCCCGCGCACCCTGCGGAGCTATGAGCAAGATGGCTTGCTTGCCCCGGTCCGGCATGGCAAGTGGCGTTATTACAGCCTGGACAACCTGAAATGGGTTTCCTGTCTGCGCAGTATGATCCACGAGCACGGGATCAGCCTGGCCGCCATCCGTAAATTGCTGCAATATACCCCCTGCTGGAACATTGCCGGCTGTTCTTTTGAAAAACGCAAGCTCTGCACGGCTTTCATGTCCAGCGGTCTGGTGCCGAAAAAGATCGAGCGGCGCAGCGGATTGTCCGGCGACCAGTCGATCTCTGCCTGA
- a CDS encoding M48 family metallopeptidase, whose amino-acid sequence MRDFFAQQYMARRNTFWLILYFTAAVAVIVALVTVFLYVLTTFNLGRLYVSLTPFNLSPRQWNLAIMGKIAGVVLALILVGTGYKYLRLRSGGGSLIAQLLGGRVIYPDTRDFYERRLLNIIEEMAIASGVTVPTVYLLDREGGINAFAAGFSREDAVLGVTRGAVQYLTREELQGVIAHEFSHILNGDMLINVRLQGILHGILVIGLLGEILLKSGFASDQGRDRGKGGGFYAVLVGLVLLVVGYTGVFVARLIKSAVARQREFLADASAVQFTRNPLGLAGALKKIGGLAAGSKIRDPHASEISHMFFGNGLQESWFNVFSTHPPLLSRIQKLDPEFKGDFPARVEFAPVSEEEAMMYAASAGQPGSLPGEIPAGGEGRHVFIHSLAAGRPLREVIVGPHGDHLRLAREMIVSLPPPIRDAARNGFGARAMVFGLLLDGDPAIRAKQLGLLERETDPEVRQELARLLPDFAELFPEMRLPLVDMAMPALKSLSPDQYAAFKRGVDQLMGADGRIDLFEYALRHVLLRHLEPRFHPHPPSLALSRPLAQMGDEISCVLSLLSRLGHGDENLARKSLMQAVRVFGKEMKRFSYRPARECSLKGFDNALKILAQGGIETRQLVLAAALDCITYDEKITIREAELFRAIAEALSCPVPLWLTGHSDEGAPEA is encoded by the coding sequence ATGCGGGATTTTTTTGCACAGCAGTACATGGCCCGGAGGAACACCTTCTGGCTGATCCTCTATTTTACCGCGGCGGTGGCGGTGATTGTTGCTCTGGTCACGGTTTTCCTTTATGTGTTGACCACCTTCAATCTCGGCCGTCTCTATGTTTCGCTGACCCCCTTCAACCTCTCTCCGCGCCAGTGGAATCTTGCCATCATGGGCAAAATCGCCGGTGTTGTTCTGGCCCTGATTCTGGTGGGCACTGGTTATAAGTACCTGCGGTTGCGCAGCGGCGGCGGCAGCCTCATCGCCCAGCTCTTGGGTGGGCGGGTCATCTATCCCGATACCCGCGATTTTTACGAACGCCGCCTGCTGAATATCATCGAGGAGATGGCCATTGCCTCGGGGGTTACGGTGCCCACCGTCTATCTGCTCGACCGGGAAGGCGGGATCAACGCCTTTGCCGCCGGTTTTTCGCGCGAGGACGCGGTGCTCGGCGTCACCAGAGGGGCGGTGCAGTATCTCACCCGGGAAGAGTTGCAGGGGGTGATCGCCCATGAGTTCAGCCATATCCTCAATGGCGATATGCTGATCAACGTTCGGTTGCAGGGCATCCTGCACGGCATTCTGGTCATCGGTCTCTTGGGCGAGATCCTGCTCAAAAGCGGGTTTGCGTCGGATCAGGGTCGGGATCGGGGCAAAGGGGGCGGTTTTTATGCGGTGCTGGTCGGCCTGGTTCTCCTTGTTGTCGGTTACACCGGGGTGTTTGTTGCCAGGCTGATCAAAAGCGCGGTGGCGCGGCAGCGGGAATTTCTCGCGGATGCCTCGGCGGTGCAGTTCACCCGAAATCCCCTGGGGCTCGCCGGGGCGCTCAAAAAGATCGGCGGCTTGGCTGCCGGTTCGAAAATCCGGGATCCGCACGCCTCCGAGATCAGCCATATGTTTTTCGGCAATGGGTTGCAGGAAAGTTGGTTCAACGTCTTTTCCACCCACCCCCCCCTGCTGTCTCGAATCCAGAAGCTCGATCCGGAATTTAAGGGGGATTTCCCGGCGCGGGTAGAATTTGCGCCGGTCAGCGAGGAAGAGGCCATGATGTATGCGGCTTCAGCCGGTCAGCCAGGGTCACTGCCCGGCGAAATACCGGCCGGGGGAGAGGGGCGGCATGTTTTCATCCACTCCTTGGCCGCCGGCCGCCCCCTAAGGGAGGTAATTGTTGGCCCGCACGGGGATCACCTGCGCCTGGCCCGGGAGATGATCGTCTCCCTCCCGCCCCCGATCCGGGATGCGGCCAGGAATGGCTTCGGGGCCAGGGCGATGGTTTTCGGCCTTCTCCTCGACGGGGATCCCGCCATCCGGGCAAAACAGCTTGGCCTGCTGGAAAGGGAAACGGATCCGGAGGTGCGGCAGGAGTTGGCGCGGCTGCTCCCCGACTTTGCAGAGCTTTTCCCGGAGATGCGGTTGCCCTTGGTGGATATGGCCATGCCCGCCTTAAAAAGTCTTTCTCCTGATCAGTATGCAGCGTTTAAACGGGGGGTGGATCAGTTGATGGGGGCCGACGGCAGGATCGACCTGTTCGAGTACGCCCTGCGCCATGTGCTGTTGCGGCATCTGGAGCCGCGCTTCCACCCGCACCCCCCCTCCCTGGCGCTGTCCCGCCCGCTCGCCCAGATGGGCGACGAGATCTCCTGCGTGCTCTCTCTGCTCTCCCGATTGGGCCATGGGGACGAGAATCTGGCCCGCAAGTCGCTGATGCAGGCGGTGCGGGTTTTCGGCAAGGAGATGAAGCGGTTCAGCTACCGGCCCGCCCGGGAGTGTTCGCTGAAGGGGTTTGATAATGCCCTGAAAATTCTGGCTCAGGGTGGGATTGAAACCAGACAGCTGGTTCTTGCTGCCGCCTTGGACTGCATTACCTATGATGAAAAGATAACCATTCGCGAGGCGGAGCTCTTCCGGGCCATTGCCGAGGCGCTCAGCTGCCCGGTGCCGCTCTGGCTCACCGGGCACAGCGACGAGGGTGCGCCGGAAGCGTGA
- a CDS encoding LemA family protein, whose amino-acid sequence MGGIVFLVVFVVLVLLVVGIYNRLVGLRNRFKNSFAQIDVQLKRRYDLIPNLVAVAKEYIKHERETLEAVIGARNQASGAVQQAAADPGNAAAIQGVIAAEGALSATLGRLFALVENYPDLKANQNMMQLSEELSSTENRIAFARQAFNDAVMTYNTGRELFPAVLFAGIFGFLPAQFLELEEKNEREAPKVAF is encoded by the coding sequence ATGGGCGGGATAGTCTTTTTGGTAGTGTTTGTGGTGCTGGTTTTGCTGGTGGTCGGGATCTACAACCGGCTGGTGGGGTTGCGGAACCGTTTCAAAAACAGCTTTGCCCAAATCGATGTGCAGCTGAAGCGGCGGTACGATCTCATCCCCAATCTGGTGGCCGTGGCCAAGGAGTACATCAAGCACGAACGGGAAACCCTGGAGGCGGTCATTGGTGCTCGCAATCAGGCCTCGGGTGCGGTGCAACAGGCCGCGGCCGATCCGGGCAACGCTGCGGCGATCCAGGGGGTGATTGCGGCGGAGGGCGCACTCTCCGCCACCTTGGGGCGTCTTTTCGCCCTGGTGGAAAACTATCCCGACCTTAAGGCCAACCAGAACATGATGCAGCTCAGCGAGGAACTGAGTTCCACGGAAAACCGGATCGCCTTTGCCCGTCAGGCCTTCAACGACGCGGTCATGACTTACAATACCGGCCGAGAGCTGTTTCCCGCCGTGCTCTTTGCCGGGATCTTCGGTTTTCTCCCCGCGCAGTTCCTGGAGCTCGAGGAGAAAAATGAGCGCGAAGCCCCCAAGGTCGCCTTCTGA
- a CDS encoding YkgJ family cysteine cluster protein — MSDPKQCKQCGTCCRKGGPALSRGDLDLVRQGVIHHDQLATVRRGETGYNPATGKLEPVPVELLKIRGTANGWTCLFFNEEANSCSIYAHRPTTCRILQCWQPEALLATIYRNTLRRTDLINPNDPILAEIARHEQACPGHLTGQLAASGKPEDLLRLTELVRTDLAIRKEAAHKFGLSLEMEFFLFGRPLFKQLAGYGIACVEENGELRLQRRNKSS; from the coding sequence ATGAGCGATCCCAAACAGTGCAAGCAATGCGGCACCTGTTGCCGGAAAGGCGGACCAGCCCTGAGCCGGGGGGATCTCGATCTGGTCCGCCAAGGGGTTATTCACCACGATCAGCTGGCCACCGTTCGGCGCGGGGAGACAGGGTACAATCCGGCCACCGGTAAGCTTGAGCCGGTTCCGGTGGAGCTCCTGAAGATCCGAGGCACCGCCAACGGCTGGACCTGCCTTTTCTTCAATGAAGAAGCAAACAGCTGCTCCATCTATGCACACCGCCCAACAACCTGCCGGATTCTCCAGTGCTGGCAGCCGGAAGCGCTCCTGGCCACCATCTACCGGAACACCCTGCGCCGCACCGACCTGATCAACCCCAACGACCCGATCCTTGCGGAGATCGCGCGCCACGAACAAGCATGTCCCGGCCACCTTACCGGTCAACTCGCGGCCTCAGGGAAACCGGAAGATCTCTTGCGACTCACCGAACTGGTGCGCACGGATCTCGCCATCAGAAAAGAGGCTGCCCACAAGTTCGGACTTTCGCTGGAGATGGAATTTTTTCTTTTTGGCAGGCCACTGTTCAAGCAGCTGGCTGGGTATGGGATAGCATGTGTTGAAGAAAACGGAGAGCTCCGTTTGCAGAGGCGAAACAAGTCATCGTGA
- a CDS encoding nucleoside recognition domain-containing protein produces the protein MQQKASVINIIWLSLVVLATVTAAYTNRMDALTRASFESAKDAVVLAIGLIGPMALWLGIMKVAEAGGLMRIVARWVRPLMVRLFPDVPHDHPAMSAMIMNMAANALGLGNAATPMGIKAMQELDKLAPEKGTATNAMCLFLAINTSCVTLLPLGVITIRAAAGAASPAAIFIPSLIATTCSTITAIVAAKMLVRRNSGLESAAVQQIREAATLEPEVCVAPELFPPSAAGKWFIWLLIAAFFGGALYQLATASEPLAFSAASLNSVSSWLIPALISGLLIFGYLRGVRIYETLTDGAKEGFTTAIRIIPFMVAIFVAIGMFRASGAMDILVSVLSPLTSAVGMPAEALAMGLLRPLSGSGSFAFMSEIIQQSPDSLLSAMVSVIQGSSETTLYVLAVYFGAVGVRRTRHALPAALCGEMAGLIAAVTVCNLWF, from the coding sequence ATGCAACAGAAAGCTTCGGTTATCAATATTATCTGGTTGTCCCTGGTCGTTTTGGCCACGGTAACCGCCGCCTATACCAATCGGATGGACGCCCTTACCAGGGCTTCGTTCGAGTCGGCCAAGGACGCGGTTGTTCTGGCCATCGGCCTGATCGGCCCCATGGCCCTGTGGCTGGGGATCATGAAGGTGGCCGAAGCGGGGGGGCTCATGCGGATAGTGGCCCGCTGGGTGCGCCCCCTGATGGTTCGTCTCTTTCCGGACGTGCCCCACGATCACCCGGCCATGAGCGCCATGATCATGAACATGGCGGCCAACGCCCTGGGTTTGGGCAATGCGGCCACGCCCATGGGGATCAAGGCCATGCAGGAGCTGGACAAGCTTGCCCCGGAAAAGGGGACGGCCACCAACGCCATGTGCCTGTTCCTGGCGATCAACACCTCCTGCGTCACTCTCCTGCCCCTGGGGGTGATCACCATCCGGGCCGCTGCGGGTGCCGCCAGCCCGGCCGCCATTTTCATCCCCTCCCTCATCGCCACCACCTGCTCCACCATCACGGCCATCGTGGCGGCCAAGATGCTGGTCCGCAGAAACAGCGGGCTGGAATCGGCCGCTGTCCAGCAAATCCGCGAGGCTGCAACACTCGAGCCCGAGGTCTGTGTTGCGCCGGAGTTGTTTCCGCCGAGCGCGGCCGGGAAATGGTTCATCTGGCTGCTGATCGCCGCCTTTTTCGGAGGGGCGCTCTATCAGCTGGCCACCGCTTCCGAGCCGCTGGCCTTTTCCGCCGCCAGCCTCAACAGCGTGTCGAGTTGGCTGATTCCTGCCTTGATTTCCGGCTTGCTCATCTTCGGCTATCTTCGGGGGGTGCGGATCTATGAAACCCTGACCGACGGGGCCAAGGAGGGCTTCACCACTGCGATTCGGATCATCCCCTTCATGGTGGCGATCTTTGTCGCCATCGGCATGTTTCGGGCCAGCGGCGCCATGGATATTCTGGTTTCCGTCCTCTCGCCCCTGACCTCCGCCGTGGGTATGCCGGCCGAGGCTTTGGCCATGGGGCTTCTCCGGCCCCTCTCCGGCAGCGGTTCCTTTGCCTTCATGAGCGAGATCATCCAGCAGTCGCCGGACAGTCTCCTTTCCGCCATGGTTTCGGTTATCCAGGGTTCCAGCGAAACCACCCTCTATGTCTTGGCCGTGTATTTCGGCGCCGTCGGCGTCCGGCGGACGCGGCATGCCCTGCCTGCCGCGCTCTGTGGCGAGATGGCCGGGCTCATTGCTGCGGTGACGGTTTGCAACCTCTGGTTTTAG
- a CDS encoding YfiR family protein: MKPEILQKKSIPGRKRVFALFALLCLFCLPCDKASGANYEEYELKAGFLYNFFNFIKWPERSFDSAKSPFVLVIVGGGEKDRTIEHALQNSVIGARPLKVIVTSSAEDLDKAHMIFFMESYKNSDLPKILAQLQGKPVITVGEGKNFISLGGDINFVRKGAKIKFQINPAATEKGDLKISSRLLMLAVGPDQSAIEENRPIRVTAPNTMTSDLNQETTKEDGIL, encoded by the coding sequence ATGAAGCCTGAGATTTTACAAAAAAAAAGTATCCCTGGCCGCAAGCGCGTCTTCGCGCTTTTCGCGCTCCTCTGCCTCTTTTGCCTGCCTTGTGACAAGGCCTCCGGCGCAAACTATGAAGAGTACGAGCTCAAGGCCGGCTTTCTCTATAATTTTTTCAATTTCATCAAGTGGCCAGAGCGCTCTTTTGACTCCGCCAAGAGTCCTTTTGTTCTGGTTATTGTCGGTGGCGGGGAAAAAGACCGCACCATTGAACATGCCTTGCAAAACAGCGTTATCGGCGCACGCCCCCTCAAGGTTATCGTCACCAGCTCTGCCGAGGATCTCGACAAGGCACACATGATCTTTTTCATGGAATCGTATAAAAATTCGGACCTGCCGAAGATCCTGGCCCAACTCCAGGGAAAACCGGTGATCACCGTGGGGGAAGGAAAAAACTTCATTTCCCTGGGCGGCGATATTAATTTTGTCCGAAAAGGAGCAAAGATCAAGTTTCAAATCAATCCGGCTGCAACCGAAAAAGGAGACCTCAAAATCAGCTCCCGGCTTCTCATGCTTGCCGTTGGCCCTGACCAGTCGGCCATCGAGGAGAACAGACCCATCCGCGTGACCGCGCCAAACACCATGACCTCAGACCTAAACCAGGAAACAACAAAGGAAGATGGAATACTTTAA
- a CDS encoding TonB-dependent receptor plug domain-containing protein → MAAFRSAKKRKPSLSRKATTLTAISILMASSQPCWAAHPKITALSLEELLSVDITSVSKKTEKASDAAAAVFVVSQEDIKRSGATSIPEVLRMVPGLQVARIDANKWAVSSRGFNAFSSNKLLVLMDGRTLYNPLFSGVLWNAQDTMLDDIERIEVIRGPGASLWGANAVNGVINIITKHSADTQGGLLTAGTGSEEKGFGSVRYGTKINEHTTYRVYGKNFYRDDLEFANGSEANDDWHQARGGFRLDSAAPDSPYSYTIQGDGYNGYADAATNIPTLIPPFTTDISNPSHIRGGNLLGRLTRKGPNNSEMSLQGYYDLAKSNDRLLGDDRGTGDIEFQHRFQATERQELTWGLGYRYSHDTLENSATFSFAPASRTDQLLSAFVQDEITLIDDLLRLTLGSKFEHNDFTGYEAQPNARLLYTPHKHHTFWGAVSQAVRTPSQAEHDIRISSAIVPSTYIPQLSLFPAGLAEFVINGNEEYKSEKLTAYEIGYRTQVHEKLAFDLTAFLNDYSRLRTTPPFPAANFITANSTPGILYQLNYEAGNTMEGQTYGFELVADAKPLEWWRLQLAYTFLRLDLQETGQGLYASEDAEGESPRNQVSLRSMMDLGSRLTLDTWLRYVDNLPTYGIASYVTLDARIGWQLNPQVELSLVGQNLLDNAQPEFGSLFINTIPSEIERSVYAQVRMTF, encoded by the coding sequence ATGGCAGCTTTCCGCTCAGCCAAAAAAAGAAAACCGAGCCTATCCCGCAAAGCAACTACCCTTACAGCCATCTCCATCCTGATGGCCAGCAGCCAGCCTTGCTGGGCGGCACACCCCAAAATCACCGCGCTTTCCCTTGAAGAGCTGCTTTCCGTGGACATCACCTCGGTTTCCAAAAAAACCGAAAAGGCCAGCGATGCGGCAGCCGCCGTTTTCGTGGTCAGCCAGGAAGACATAAAACGCTCGGGTGCCACCTCCATTCCGGAAGTACTGCGCATGGTACCCGGCCTGCAGGTGGCCCGGATAGACGCCAACAAATGGGCAGTAAGCAGCAGAGGGTTCAACGCCTTTTCCTCCAACAAACTGCTGGTGCTCATGGATGGCCGCACCCTGTACAATCCGCTTTTTTCCGGCGTCCTTTGGAATGCCCAGGACACCATGCTCGATGACATCGAGCGGATCGAGGTGATCCGCGGTCCTGGAGCCAGCCTCTGGGGGGCCAATGCGGTCAACGGCGTCATCAATATCATCACCAAGCACTCGGCGGATACCCAGGGCGGGTTGCTCACCGCCGGAACCGGCAGCGAGGAAAAAGGGTTCGGGTCCGTTCGCTATGGCACCAAGATCAATGAGCATACTACCTACCGGGTATACGGAAAAAATTTCTATCGCGACGACCTGGAATTCGCTAACGGCAGCGAGGCCAATGACGACTGGCACCAAGCCCGCGGCGGCTTTCGACTGGACAGCGCAGCCCCCGATTCCCCCTATTCCTATACCATCCAAGGAGACGGATACAACGGCTATGCCGACGCCGCAACCAACATCCCCACACTAATCCCACCCTTCACTACCGACATCAGCAACCCAAGCCACATCCGGGGCGGGAATCTCCTGGGCCGGTTGACCAGAAAAGGTCCCAACAACTCGGAGATGTCACTCCAGGGGTATTACGACCTGGCCAAAAGCAACGACCGGCTTTTGGGCGACGACCGGGGTACGGGTGACATCGAATTCCAACACCGCTTTCAGGCCACGGAGAGACAGGAACTGACCTGGGGGTTGGGCTACCGCTATAGCCATGATACTTTGGAAAACAGCGCGACCTTCTCCTTTGCTCCAGCCAGCAGAACCGATCAACTGCTCAGCGCCTTTGTCCAGGATGAAATCACCCTGATCGATGACCTGCTCCGGCTCACCTTGGGCTCCAAGTTCGAGCACAATGACTTCACCGGCTATGAGGCCCAACCCAACGCTCGGTTACTCTACACCCCGCACAAGCACCATACCTTCTGGGGTGCGGTGAGCCAGGCGGTGCGCACCCCCTCCCAGGCAGAGCACGACATCCGGATCAGCAGCGCCATTGTTCCCAGCACATATATTCCCCAACTTTCACTTTTTCCTGCTGGCTTGGCGGAGTTTGTCATCAACGGCAACGAGGAGTACAAATCCGAAAAACTCACGGCCTACGAGATCGGCTACCGAACCCAGGTCCACGAAAAACTCGCCTTTGATCTGACCGCCTTTCTCAACGACTACAGCCGATTGCGGACCACCCCTCCGTTTCCGGCAGCAAATTTTATAACCGCCAACAGCACCCCTGGCATACTCTATCAGCTCAACTATGAAGCCGGCAACACCATGGAAGGACAAACCTACGGCTTCGAGCTGGTCGCAGACGCCAAGCCCTTGGAATGGTGGCGTTTGCAATTGGCCTACACCTTCCTGCGCCTGGATTTGCAGGAAACCGGCCAGGGGCTTTATGCAAGCGAGGATGCCGAAGGGGAGAGCCCCCGCAATCAGGTATCGCTCAGGTCCATGATGGATCTCGGCTCCCGCCTCACCCTGGACACCTGGCTGCGCTATGTGGACAATCTCCCGACCTATGGCATCGCCAGCTATGTCACCCTCGATGCCAGAATCGGCTGGCAGCTCAACCCCCAGGTCGAACTCTCCCTGGTAGGCCAGAATCTGCTCGATAACGCCCAACCCGAATTCGGTTCGTTGTTCATCAACACCATCCCCTCGGAAATTGAGCGCAGCGTCTATGCGCAAGTACGCATGACCTTTTAG